CGGATGGCGGTCTATTACGCGGGATTACTCACGTTGGGCGCGGTGCTGGTGATCGCCAGCCCGTGGTACGGCTACTTCGCCTGGATCGGCTACGTGCACGCCTTCCCGGTGCTGTCCTGGCGGTGGCGGATCTCCGGAGTGGCCATCACCGCCGTGCTGCTCGCCACCGCACAGGGCGGCGGCCTGTCCGCCGCCCTGTCGAACGTGCACCTCTGGCTGGTTCTGGTGCTGTTCAACGTGCTCATCGCCGGCGCAGTCGTCTGGTTCAACATCGTCGCCGAGCGGGAGGACACCAAGCGCAAGCAGCTGGTGGCGGAACTCGCCGCCGCCAACCGGCAGCTGACCGAGACGGCACGGGAGAACGAGGGGCTGCACGCCCAACTCATCAACCAGGCCCGGGAGGCGGGTGTGCTGGACGAGCGGCAGCGGATGGCCCGGGAAATCCACGACACCCTGGCGCAGGGGCTCACCGGCATCATCACCCAACTGGAGGCGGCCGAGCAGACCCGGGACCGCTCCGCCGACTGGCGCCGGCACGTGGACAACGCGCTGGCCCTGGCCCGGGAGAGCCTCACCGAGGCCCGTCGTTCGGTACGCGCCATCCGCCCGGAACCGCTGGAGACCGCCCGACTGCCCGACGCGCTCACCGAGCTGGGCGGTCGATGGTCGTCCCTGCACGGGGTACCGGCCAAGATCAGCACCACCGGTACGCCCCGGCCACTGCACCCGGAGATCGAGGTGACCCTGCTCCGGGCCGCCCAGGAGGCGCTGACCAACGTGGCCCGGCACGCGACGGCGTCCCGGGTCGGGCTGACCCTGTCGTACATGCCGGACGTGGTCACGCTTGACGTCCGCGACGACGGGTCCGGCTTCGACGCCGCCGCCGGGTCGGTGCCGCCGCAGCCGGACGGCGGGTACGGGCTGACCGCCATGCGGCAGCGGGTGACCCGGGTCGGCGGTCGACTGGAGGTCGAGTCCGAGCCCGGTGCCGGCACGGCGATCTCGGCTTCCGTACCGGCGCTGCCCGGAGGTGCCGGTTGACCGGGCCGGTACGGCTGCTGATCGTCGACGACCATCCGGTGGTGCGGGACGGGCTGCGCGGCATGTTCACCGGCGACCCCGGGTTCGAGGTGGTCGGCGAGGCGGCGGACGGTGCCGAGGCGCTGACGATGGCCGCGAACACCCGGCCCGACGTGGTGCTGATGGACCTGCGCATGCCGGGGATGGACGGGGTGACCGCGATCGGCCGGCTGGTCGCGTCGGGCAGTCCGGCCAAGGTGCTGGTGCTGACCACGTACGACACGGACGCGGACGTGCTGCCGGCGATCGAGGCGGGTGCCACCGGCTACCTGCTCAAGGACGCGCCCCGCGACGAACTGGTCCGGGCGGTACGCTCCGCCGCCCGGGGCGAGTCGGTGCTCTCGCCAAGCGTCGCCGGCCGGCTGATGGGACGGCTGCGGGCCCCCCGCGAGCCGGTCGAGGAGCCGCTGAGCCAGCGCGAGTTGGAGGTGCTCACCCTGGTGGCGCGCGGCTCGTCGAATCGGGAGGCCGCCGCCCGGCTCTTCATCAGCGAGGCCACCGTCAAGACCCATCTGCTGCACGTGTACGCCAAGCTCGGGGTCAACGACCGGGCGGCGGCGGTGGCAGCCGCATACGACCGGGGGCTGCTGACGCCCGGCGGCAGGTAGCTGGCGGCTTTGTTAATAAGGGGCCCTTCCTATACACGAGGCGTTAACAGGGGGCCCTTCCTTACACAATGGGCGGGTGCGTGCTTCCCGGTTGATCTCGTTGCTGTTGTTGTTGCAGGCGCGGGAGGTGATGACGGCGGCGGAGTTGGCCCGCGAGTTGGAGGTCTCCGAGCGGACGGTCTACCGGGACGTGCTGGCGCTCTCCGCCGCCGGGGTGCCGGTCTACGCCGATCGGGGTCGGGCCGGCGGCTACCGGCTGCTCGGCGGCTACCGGACCCGGTTGACCGGGATGACCCGGGACGAGGCGGAGGCCCTCTTCCTGGCCGGGTTGCCCGGTCCGGCCGGCGACATGGGGCTGGCCGACGCGGTCGCGGCGGCGGAACTCAAGGTCCTCGCGGCGTTGCCGCCGAACCTGCGGGACGCTCCCGTCCGCACCGGCCAGCGGTTCCATCTGGACGTGCCGGGCTGGTACCACCGCAGCGCGCCGCCGGCCTGGCTGGCCGAGCTGGCCGGCGCGGTCTGGGGAGACCGGGTGGTGACGCTTGGCTACCGACGCGGCGACCGGGAGGTGTCCCGACGGGTCTGCCCCTACGGCCTGGTGCTCAAGAGCGGCATCTGGTACCTCGTCGGCCGGGTCGGCGACGACCTGCGGACCTACCGGGTGGACCGGGTCACCACCGTCGAGCAGCACGCGGAGACCTTCGACCGGGCACCGGACTTCGACCTGGCCGGGTACTGGCGCGAGCAGGCCGAGGCGTTCCTGCGGAGCATGCTCCGGGCCGAGGTGCGACTCCGGTTGAGCCCCACCGGCCTGCGCCGGCTGAAGCACCAGACCGAAATCCCATTCGGGTACGCGGAGGCGGTCGCCGCCGCCGGCGAACCCGACGGGCAGGGCTGGGTGACCACCCGGCTGCCCGTCGAATCCGTCGACGTGGCGTACACCCAACTGCTGGCGTTGGGCCCGGAGGTGGAGGTGCTCGACCCGCCCGAGCTGCGTACGCGGCTGGCCGAGGCGGCGTTCCGGTCCGCCGCGCGCTATTCCTCCGCCGACGGTCAGCGGTAGCCGCCGACGGTCAGCGGTAGCCGGGGAAGGGAACTCCCGGACCCGTAGTGCGGGAACTGGTCGCGCATGCGCGGCGGGCGTTTGCCGGATCGGCTGCTCCCGGTCCAGCAGGCTGACCCGGCGGCGCGACTATCCGTTCAGAAAGTCGGAGATCCGCGCCCGCAGGTCGGCGCGTTCCGTCCAGAGCACACCGGGGCGGGCGTACCGATGCAGGGTCGCCCCGGGCAGCACGGCGGCAAGCTGCTCGGCGACCTCCACCGGATGCAGTTCGTCCCCCTCGCACGCGATGACCAGGGCCGGCGCGGTGACCGCGGCAAGCGCCCCGGCGGCGGCGAGCGGTGCCTGTCCCGGCAGGTCCGCCAGCCCGGCCGCGAGCCCGTCCCGGAGCAGATGATCGAGTCGCTGCCGCAGGTACGCCCAGCCGGCCGGGGTGTTGCGGACGGCCGGTGGTAGTTCGGCCGCGACCACCTCGGCCACCGCCGAGGCATCGCCGCTCTGCACGGCCGACAGCAGTTCGGTCAGCCGCGTCCGGGCGATCGGACCCCGGGGTTGGTCGAGAGCGGCGGGCAGGAAGAAGACGAGCCGCTCGAAACGCTCCGGGCTCTCCACGAGCAGGCGACCCAGCGCGCCCGCGCCGAGACTGGCCCCGAAGGCCCGGGTCGCGCCGCTGAGATCGGCGACCGCGCGCAGGTCCCGGGCGAGGTCGAGATAGCTCCACAGCCCCTCGGGCGCCTCGGACCGGCCATGACCTCGGAACTGGAAGAAGACCTTCCGGCCATTGACTCCGCTGCCGAACGGACGGGTGGTGGCGATGCCGTTGCCCAGCCCGTGGGCGAAGACGGTGACCGGGTCACCGGTGCCGGTGATCAGCCGCTCCAGCCGTACGCCGTGCGGCGTGGCGACCAGCTCGGTCTCCGGCTCGGGTAGCGCGGGCCGGCCGTTGCGGGGGCCGCCCGGACCGGGACCCCAGGTCCGCGGGCCGCCGTCCGGTGGCGGGGGCCAGCGGAAGGCCCTCACCAGGACCCTCGGCCGTCACCCAGTTCGCGTAGCCCGACCCGGACATCGAGCAGATAGATGAGCGCCGCGGCGATGCCGATCAGCCCGAAGATGCTGAGCGTCGTCTGGGTGAGCAGAGTGAGCAGGAGGGTGACCGCAAGGATCGCGATCCACCCGGCCTTCGGCAGGGTGCCGATGGCGGGGAAGGCGTCGGAGCGCTGCGTGATGGCATGCACGAGAGCGATCCCCTGCACGACGAGCGCGAAGACGAAGAGGATCAGGTCGATCACGTAGCGGATGTCGAAAACGAAGATCGGCGCGGCGTTGGCCATGACGGCAAGCTTATGCCGACGACCCCGGATTCGTCCGACAGGACGGTCCCCGGGGTCGCCGGCAGCTAGGCAGGATCGGCTGGCCACGTCATTCGGCGGCCAGGCCGCTTCGCCCGATCGTCACTCGGCGGCCGGACGGCTCCGCTTGGTGGCGCGGGGCAGCTTCGCCGACGGAGTGGCGGTCCGCTTGGCGGCCGGCTGCCCCGAAGTCGCCTTGGCCCGGGTGGCCTTCTTGGCCGCCCTGGCCGCCGGCTTGGCCTCGACGACCTCGGCCACCTCGGCCGGGGTCGGCACCTCAGCCCGCTTGGCGGTCACGGCCCGCTTGGCGGCCGGCTTCGCGGTCACCGCCGGCTTCGCGGTGTCGGCCGGCTTCGCGGTGTCGGCCAGCTTCGCGGTGTCGGCCGGCTTGGCGACCTCTTCCGTCGTGGCCTCCGTCGCCTCGATGTCGGCGTTCACCGTTTCGGCAGCCTCAAGCACGCCCGTGCCGACCACCCGCTCACCCCGTGCGACAAGCGCGCCGTACGCGGCCAGCGCCCGCTCCTGGGCGGCGTGCGCACCGGCGACGACCACCGCCGCGTTGCGGGTGGCCAGGTCCCGCAACCGGTCCAGGTCGGCGACCTCGCGCAACCGGTTGACGTCGGCCACCTCACGGAGCTTGGCCAGGTCCGCCGCCTCGCGCAACCGGTTGAGGTCGGCTGCCTCGCGCAACCGGTTGAGGTCGGCTGCCTCGCGCAGTTTGGCCAGGTCGGCGGCCGGGGCGGCGGCCCGCTGCCGCAGCGACTCGGTGGTCAGGTTGGCGTTGCGCAGCGTGTCGTTGGCCTTCTGGCGCAGCTCGAAGCCGGTGACCACGGCCTTGCCACCGAGGTCGTTGACGACCCGGCCACCGTCGGCGACGACCCGGTCGCGCAGTTCACTGACCACGGAGGGCAACTTGCGCAGCTGCTCGAAAGCCAGCTCGCCGGCACCGGCGGCGGCGTAGAGCGGAGCGGGGATGCGGTTGGTCTTCGGCTGGGTCATCACTTCTCCTCATGGGCCGTCGCGGCGGCCTTGCGGACCACCTTGCGGGCGGTCTTCTTGGCAGGGGTGCGGGGCGGCGCTGGGGCCGGGCCCGCCTCGGTCACGGCGACCGACTCGAGAACCGCCTCGGTCGGGGTACCCTCCGCCGTGGTGGGCCCGGTCGCGGCCAGGTTGGCCAGGTCGGGTGCGGTGGGGTCGGGACTGGTCGGGCCACTCGCGCCGGTCGCGGCGTCCGCACCGGAAGCACCGGCAGTGCCGGAAGCAACGTCAGTGCCGGAAGTGGTACGGCCACCCTCGGGACCAGTGGTGCCCTCGGGGCCGGCGGCGGCGGTCGCCTCGGCGAGCCGGGCATTCTCCCGGCGGAACGTCTCGTAGATCTGGGTGAGGGACTGCTTCTGGGCCATGGTCAGATCCGGGTCGACCGCGATGGCCGCAAGCACGCCCTGGCCCTCCTTGTCGTCAAGCAACCCGGCCCGCAGGTACATCGCCGGGGTGGAGACCCGCAGCGCGCTGGCGAGCTGCTGGAGGACCTCCGCGCTGGGCCGACGCAGCCCCCGCTCGATCTGGCTCAGATAGGGGTTGCTGACGCCAGCCTGCTCGGCGAGCTGCCGCAGCGAAATTTTGGCGTTCCGCCGCAGGTCACGAATGAACCCGCCGACGTCGGGAAGGTCCTTGGGAGTGGCCATGACTCAACGCTAGCTCGGCCCGCTAGCAGCTGCAAGCAGAACGCTTGCCGGAGTTAGCAGCGTCTCATTGTCGGTTGCGCGCCACTCGCACCCGGCCGTACGGTCCTGCGGTGACCAAGATCGAAGTAAATGGCGCAGCGCTGGCGTACGACGAGGCCGGCTCCGGATCCCCCGTGGTACTGCTGCACGCCGGCATCGCCGACCGGCGGATGTGGCGGGAGCAGATCGACGTGCTGGCCACCCGGCACCGGGTGATCGCCCTGGACCTGCGCGGCTACGGCGAGTCCGAGTTGCCGCCGACGGCGTTCTCCCACCACGACGACGTGGTCGGCCTGCTCGACGGGCTCGGCCTGGCCCGCGCCGCCCTGGTCGGCTGCTCGTTCGGCGGGGCGGTGGCGCTCGACACCGCCCTGGCCCACCCGGACCGGGTGAGCGCGCTCGCCCTGCTCGGCACCGCGGTCTCCGGGCACGACTGGTCGGACCAGACCAACGATCTGTGGGAAACCCTGGTGGGCGACGTCGACCCGGAGGATTTCGTCGCCACCGCAGCGGGCGAGGTGCGGTTCTGGGTGGTCGGTCCGGAGCGGGTTCCGGAGCAGGTCGACCCGGAGCTGCTCGCCTTCGCCACCGAGATGGACGAACGTGCGCTCGCCGCCGAGTTGGCGCTCAGCGCGGTGGATGTCGCCGAACTGGACCCGCCCGCCGTCGGCCGCCTCGGGGAGCTGACCATGCCGGTGCTTGTCACCGCAGGCGCGCTGGACGTGCCCGACATCCGGCAGCTGGCCGACCACATCGCCGCCACAGCCCCCCAGGCGCACCGCCTGCCCGACGTCCCCGACGCCGCCCACCTGCTCCCCCTGGAGCGCCCCGCCCCGATCAACTCGGCCCTGCTCGCCTTCCTCCCCTGACGTTCCCGACCGCCCTCGCCGCCTTTCACCAGGGGGTGCAGAGTGCGCTGGCGACTGCGGTCGCGTCGACCTCGACCCGATATCGGGGTTACCAGAGGGGGCGGGTGGCGCCCACGGGGAGGCCGCCGCCGAAGAGGGGGGTCTCCGCGAACTCCGCCAGCACCGGCGCGTCGACGCCGAGCCGGTGCAGCGCGGAGACCAGCACGGGCATCCGGGGGCGGGCGGCACCGTCATCGATCTTCAGGGCGACGGCACCCACGCCCGGCAGCGCGGCGGCGATCACTCCCTCCGCGCCGACCTTGGCCAGCAGTCCCGGTACGCCGCGCATCAGCCGGGTGTCGTCGGCCTCGGTCCCCCCGACGATCTCCGGGTACGCCCGCATCCCACCGGCCACCATCCCCGGCACCGTGCCGGGCTCGGCCTCGACCAGCCGCAGGTAGGCCCTGGCCAGCCCGGTCAGCGACCCGGCAAGCACGGGTGCCCCGCACCCGTCGACGCCGACCGCCGCCGCATCCTCGCCGGTGAACTCCTCGACCGCCGCCCGCAGTCGCTGCTGGAGGGGGTGCTCCGGACGCCAGTACCCGTCCACCGGCCAGCCGGCGGCCCGGCAGGTCAACAGCATCCCGGCATGCTTGCCGGAACAGTTCATCTGGATCCGGGTGGGCCCACCGCCGGCCCGGAGCACCGCCGCCCGCGCCTGCTCACCGACCGGCAGGTCCGGCGGGCAGTGCAAAGCCGTCTGATCGAACCCGGCGTGCGCGAGCAGGCCGGCGACCCGAGCCAGGTGAAACTCCTCCCCCGCGTGGCTGGCCGCCACCAGGGCCAGGTCGGCGGGGTCGGTCAACGGCAGTCCGGCGCGCAGCATGCCGACCGCCTGCATCGGTTTGTTTGACGACCGCGGGAAGATCGGCGCCTGCACGTCACCTGCGGCGGCCAGCACCCCGCCGGTGGCGTCGAGCACCACCACCGAGCCGCGATGTACGCCCTCCACGAAACCGGATCGGATCACCTCGGCGAGCGGCACGCCGCCCTCGTACGTCTTTCCCACAAGGTGGACGGTACCGGCGCGAGCGGCGGGGCAGACACCGGGATGAGCAGGCACCCCACGTCCGGAGGTAACGGGGTGCTGGCCGGGCAGGACTTACAGGCCGAGCAGCTGCCGGGCCTCGGTGGGGTTCAGCGGCGGGCGCTGGGCGAGCTGGGCGAAGCCGACGGCCCGGGCGACCAGTTGCATGTTGGATTCCACCGGGCGGCCCTTGGCGTACGTCACCGTGTCCTCCATGCCAACCCGCAGGTGTCCACCGGCGGAGAGCGCGGCCAGCAGCACCGGGATCGTGGTACGCCCGATGCCGGTCGCCGAGAAGGTGGTGCCCTCCGGCAGGTCGCGGAGCATCTGCTGGGCCGCGACCAGGGTCGCCGTGTTGCCCGGCATGCCACCGGGTACGCCCATCACGAAGTCGACGTGCACGTGCCCGCCGTGCGGCAGGCCGTACTTGCCGAGCAGGCGCTGCAACGCGGTCAGGTGGCCGAGGTCGAAGATCTCGTACTCCGGCACGATGCCCCGCTCCTGCATCCGGGTGTGCAGGTCGACGATGAACTCCCACCGGTTCAGGAAGACGTCGTCGCCGAAGTTGACCGTACCCATGGTGCAGGAGGCCATGTCCGGCCCGGCGTCCAGCACCGCGAGCCGGTCGGCCTCGGGGTCGGTGACCGCGCCGCCGGTGGAGAGTTGCACGATCAGGTCGGTGCTCTCGCGCAGCGCCGCCACGGTCTCCCGCAGCCGGCCCTGGTCGAGGGTGGGCCGCGCCTCGTCGTCGCGAATGTGTACGTGGATCACGGCGGCGCCCAGCGCCGCGCACTCCTTCGCGGTGAGCAGCAGCTCGTCAAGGGTCACCGGCAGCGCCGGCACTTCCGTCTTGGCCGACTCCGCGCCGGTGGGGGCAACCGTGATCAACGTCCCTGTTGTCATGCCGGCGATCCTAGAACGCCTGCTCCGGGCACTGGTGTTAAGAAGGGGCCCTTCCTCTACCGCAGGCGTTAATAAGGGGCCCTTCCTTACATCACGTCGATGGCGGCGGCGCTGTCGGCGACGCGGAGGGCGGCGTCGTCGGGGACGTTGCGCTTCACTACCGCGAGGGCGATCTGGCCCAGCTCGTGGTGGTGCACGGCGGTGCCGACGAAGCCGACGGTCCGCCCGTCGAGGGTGACCGGGGTGCCGGCGGTCGGCAGTTGGTCGGTGGTCACCCCGTCCAGGTGCAGCAGGACCAGCCGGCGCGGCGGGCGGCCCATGTTGTGCACCCGGGCGACGGTCTCCTGGCCCCGGTAGCAGCCCTTGTCCAGGTGTACGGCCGGGGCGATCAGGTCCACCTCGGCGGGGATCGTCCGGTGGTCGGTGTCCACGCCCACCCGGGCCCGTCGGGCGGCCACCCGCACCGCCTCGTACGCCCACAGCCCGACCGCGGGCACCCCGTTGCCGCGCAGCTGGGCGACCGTCTGGTCCATGGCGGCCCGGGGTACCAGCAGGTCGATGCCGAGCGGGCCACGCCGTGCCCAGCCACCGGTCGGCAGCGGCTTGACGTCGTACCGGGCGGTCGGGCGGGGCGGCAGTTCACCGGCGCGGAACTTGGCGCCGGGCACCGCCACGAACTCCGGCTCGGCCAGCGGGGGCACGTCGAGCACCGCCACCGCCTCGGTCGCCTTCGGCCCGACCAACGACAGCACCGCGTACTCGGCGGTGGCGTCACGCGGCTCCACCTGGCTGAAGAACCGCATCTTCTCCAGGTAGCCCAGCAGGCCCCCGGTGGCGCCCGGCTCGGTGTCCAGCCAGGTGGTGACGCCGTCCTCGGCGACCATCGCGTGCTGTTCCACGTGGCCGTGCGGCGAGAGCACGAGCAGTTCGGTGCCCTGCCACGGGCTCAGCTGGGCCAGGTGCTGGGTGGTGAGGGTGTGCAGCCAGGAGATCCGCTCCGCGCCCGGTACCGCGACGACCCCCCGATGGGAGCGGTCCACCAGACCGACCTCGGTGTCCAGCAGGCGTTGCTCGCGCATCGGGTCGCCGTAGTGGGCGGCCACGCCGCGTACCCCGGCTGCCGCGTGGGCCGGCTCCGGCTGGTCGCGGCTGGCCTCGTCGATGCTCTGCACAGCCACCGCACCCGCGATGTCGATCATTCCTGGTCCCCGTTTCCGCAACGCCCGCACAGACCGAAGAAGGAGACGTGGCCGATGTCCACCCGGAAACCCCGCTCGCGCGCCAACTGGTCGGCCAGCGGGCGCAGCAGTGCAGGCTCCATCTCGTCGATCGCGCCGCAGTCCCGGCAGACCAGATGGACGTGCTGGTCCTCACCGGCGGCGTGGTAGGTCGGCGAACCGTGCGACAGATGGGTGTGGGTGACCAGGCCGAGCCGCTCCAGCAGCTCCAGCGTGCGGTAGATGGTGGTGATGTTGACCCCGGCGGCCACCTCGCGTACCGCTGTGTGCACCTGCTCGGGGGTGGCGTGCCCGAGGTCCAGCACCGCTTGGAGGATCAGCTGTCGCTGCGCCGTCAGCCGCAGCCCACGGGCGCGGAGCAGTTCCGCAAGGGAGGATTCGGACACCCCTCGATCATAGTTCGGCCCTTCGCGCTCCTCCCGACGCGACCGGTACGCCCGCTATGCTCGGCCGTCATGGTGCCGTCACGGATCGGCGTGCTCGGCCGGGGTCTGGTGCCGGCCGACGAGCCGGTGCTGCGCGGGGACGACCTCGGTGTGCTGCGCGGCGACGGGCTCTTCGAGACCATGCACCTGCGCGGTGGGCGGCCGTGGCTGCGCGAGGCGCACCTGGCCCGGCTGCGGGCCGGCGCGGCGGCCGTGGAGCTGACGTTGCCGGACGACGCGGCCCTTGTCGAACTCCTGGACACCGTTGCCGCCGGGTGGCCGGCGGAGGTGGAGGGCGCGCTGCGGCTGGTCTGCACGCGCGGGCCGGAGGGCGGCGGACCACCAAGCGTCTACGCCACCCTGTCGGCGGTCCCACCGGCGGCCCGGCAGGCCAGGCGCGACGGGGTACGGGTGGCCACCCTCTCGTTGGGGGTGCCCGCCGAGGCCCGGCCGGAGTTGGACTGGCTGCCGGCCGGGATCAAGTCGACGTCGTACGGGGCGAGCATGGCGGCCCGCCGCTGGGCCGCCCGCGCGGGCGTCGACGACGTGCTCTGGGTCTCCTCCGACGGTTACCTACTGGAGGGGCCGACCGCCAACCTGGTCTGGTTGGCCGGCGACACGCTCTGCACCGTGCCGGCCGGACGCACCGGCATCCTGCCCGGCACCACCGTCGGCTGGCTGCTCGCCCAGGCCGGGCAGGTGGGCTGCGACGCGGCCGAACACATGATCACCCCGGCCGGCCTGCGCGACGCCGACGGTGTCTGGCTGACCTCGTCCGTACGCGGCCTGGTGGCGGTGCTCAGCCTCGACGGCGAGCCGCTGCCCCGCAGCCCGCGTACCCCTGCGTTGCAGGAACTGCTCGGCTTCCCGGTGCCCTGAGCCCGGTCAGCCGGCGACCCGGATGAGCCGGGCGGACAGGTGCGGGGAGAGCGGCTGGCCGACGGCGGCCATGTCCTGGGCGTAGAGCAGGGCGCCCTCGACGATGCCGAAGAGCCGATGTCCGGCGGTGACCTCCTTGGCGGTGGAGGTGCGCACCACCGCGTCGGTGACGAACTCGACCTGGGTGCCCTTGCGCCGGCCGAGGTGCAGTTCCATCACTCCGGTGGGGGTGGTGAGCAGGGCTTCCAACTCGTCGGTGGCCCGGTCGCCGGCCAGCACCGGCCGCCACCAGCCCACCTCACGCCCGGCCGGGCGCACCGGGCGGCTCTGCTCGTCGAGGATCCAGGCCCGCGACTCGTAGTGCAGGAACGGCCGGCCGTCGTGGCTGATCCGGATCTCCTGCGCGAAGTCGAAGTCCTCGATGGTCGGGAAGCCGCCCCGGCCCCGGCCCCGCCAGACGCCGATGTACGGCAGCAGCCCGTCCAGGGCGGGGTGCAGCTTGGGACCGACCCGCAGGTCGTGACTCTCCTCGAAGGGGTACGGGTCGACCGGCGGCGCGTTCAACCACGGTGGCGGGGCCAGCGGATTTTCGTCCGACGGTTTCGCGCTCACTGAACCACCTTCACTATTTGCCTCTCGAAATGCGTACCGCCAGGTAGACCAGGCCACCGGCGAGCGCGCCCAGGCCCGCGACCAGCAGGCTGACGAACCCGATCTCGGTGACCATCCGGGCCATCCTATGCTGGCGGCATGGCCCGCACTCTCGTCGTCAAGGCCACCGCCGGCTCCGATGCGCCCGAGCGTTGCGCCCAGGCATTCACCGTGGCAGCGACCGCAGCCGCCGCCGGGGTGCCCGTCTCGCTCTGGTTGACCGGCGAGTCGACCTGGTTCGCCCTGCCCGGCCGGGCGCAGGAGTTCGAGTTGCCGCACTCGGCGCCGCTGGCCGAGCTGCTGCACGTGATCCTCGCCACCGGCACGGTGACCGCCTGCACCCAGTGCGC
This DNA window, taken from Micromonospora sp. FIMYZ51, encodes the following:
- the mtfM gene encoding small membrane protein MtfM, with the translated sequence MVTEIGFVSLLVAGLGALAGGLVYLAVRISRGK
- a CDS encoding FABP family protein; protein product: MSAKPSDENPLAPPPWLNAPPVDPYPFEESHDLRVGPKLHPALDGLLPYIGVWRGRGRGGFPTIEDFDFAQEIRISHDGRPFLHYESRAWILDEQSRPVRPAGREVGWWRPVLAGDRATDELEALLTTPTGVMELHLGRRKGTQVEFVTDAVVRTSTAKEVTAGHRLFGIVEGALLYAQDMAAVGQPLSPHLSARLIRVAG
- a CDS encoding DsrE family protein — protein: MARTLVVKATAGSDAPERCAQAFTVAATAAAAGVPVSLWLTGESTWFALPGRAQEFELPHSAPLAELLHVILATGTVTACTQCAARRDIGTGDVLPGVRIAGAAVFVEETMAEGAQVLVY